A genomic region of Rhizobium sp. ARZ01 contains the following coding sequences:
- a CDS encoding EF-hand domain-containing protein, with translation MAPGKLACMAVAAILLSIGPVSAQSGDDTTQSQGTQAGQSQMPGMGMGGRMQGMMGGMPMGPMRGHMMKIMFAVADTDGDGALSFEEVTAVHKRIFDSVDANKDGKVTLEEMQTFMQGQ, from the coding sequence ATGGCCCCGGGAAAACTGGCATGCATGGCAGTAGCTGCCATTCTTCTATCGATTGGTCCCGTTTCCGCCCAGTCAGGCGATGACACCACTCAGAGCCAGGGAACGCAGGCAGGGCAAAGCCAGATGCCCGGAATGGGGATGGGCGGCAGAATGCAGGGTATGATGGGCGGGATGCCCATGGGTCCGATGCGCGGTCACATGATGAAAATCATGTTTGCTGTAGCGGACACGGACGGCGACGGTGCATTGTCGTTTGAAGAGGTCACCGCAGTCCACAAACGCATTTTCGACAGCGTGGACGCCAACAAGGACGGCAAGGTGACGCTGGAAGAGATGCAGACCTTTATGCAGGGTCAATGA
- a CDS encoding SRPBCC family protein: MSYGYSANCGVRIQASAEALFDYLDDHRRLAGHMSRPSMMMLGGRMSYEFDLTEGREIGGRIRMTGAFLGMRLYVEETIVERRPPVRKVWETTNKPLLLVIGSYRMGFDIEATQVGCDLRVFIDYELPPTTTGRLIGRFLGPTYARWCVDRIASDAAIRFQQQGL, encoded by the coding sequence ATGAGCTACGGGTACTCGGCCAACTGCGGGGTTCGCATCCAGGCCTCGGCCGAGGCCCTCTTCGACTATCTTGACGATCATCGCCGCCTCGCCGGCCATATGTCGCGACCATCGATGATGATGCTCGGCGGCCGAATGTCGTACGAGTTCGATCTCACCGAAGGTCGGGAAATCGGCGGGCGGATACGCATGACCGGGGCCTTCCTCGGCATGAGGCTCTACGTAGAAGAGACGATCGTCGAGCGGCGGCCACCTGTTCGCAAAGTCTGGGAAACGACGAACAAGCCCCTCCTCCTGGTCATCGGTTCATACCGGATGGGTTTTGACATCGAAGCGACGCAGGTAGGTTGCGATCTGAGGGTGTTTATCGACTACGAGCTTCCACCGACAACGACCGGGCGTCTGATCGGCCGTTTCCTTGGCCCGACGTATGCACGGTGGTGCGTGGACCGAATAGCTTCGGATGCCGCCATCCGTTTCCAACAGCAGGGTCTTTGA
- a CDS encoding DUF2933 domain-containing protein: MTSPRTWTLMAASLVVIVLFFVLREHWGHALGFLPYLVLLACPVMHLFHGHGGHGHHRGASGEEK; this comes from the coding sequence ATGACTTCGCCACGGACCTGGACACTGATGGCCGCATCTTTGGTCGTCATCGTCCTGTTCTTCGTCCTTCGGGAGCATTGGGGACACGCACTTGGGTTCCTGCCATATCTCGTTCTGCTGGCTTGCCCCGTCATGCACCTCTTCCACGGGCATGGTGGGCATGGCCATCACCGAGGTGCTTCGGGCGAAGAAAAATGA
- a CDS encoding copper-translocating P-type ATPase, which translates to MAHEHHKHGHEHSGHDHHGHDHHGHHPESGQPSSIYTQTVPEGTVYTCPMHPQIRQIGPGNCPICGMALEPVIATAESGPSEEYLDMRRRFWVGLVLSLPVLVLEMGAHLTNLHMLLGPQTSNWLQMILATPVVLWAGWPFFQRGRQSLVTRHLNMFTLIAMGTGVAWLYSVVATVSPGIFPATFRAAEGSVAVYFEAAAVITVLVLLGQVLELRAREQTGGAIRALLDLAPKTARRVNADGSEEDVGLDVVMVGDRLRVRPGEKVPVDGILLEGRSSVDESMITGESMPVTKDAGSKLIGGTMNQTGAFVMEAGKVGRDTMLSQIVQMVADAQRSRAPIQRLADEVSGWFVPVVIVVAIVSFASWMLFGPEPRFAHGLVAAVAVLIIACPCALGLATPMSIMVGVGRGARLGVLIKNAEALERFEKVDTLVVDKTGTLTEGRPKVTAIIPSDRLSEAELLRLAATLENPSEHPLALAIVNAARERDVPIGNAQDFDSPVGKGVTGKVDGHAIILGSHRIMEEEQIDVSSMTNKAEELRDEGATVIFMAMDGQVAGLFAIADPIKATTPDAVKALVEAGIRVVMLTGDNKTTAHAVARRLGISEVEAEVLPEDKSKIVTRLRSEGRIVGMAGDGVNDAPALAAADVGIAMGTGTDVAIESAGVTLLKGDLQGIVRARQLSHATMSNIRQNLFFAFIYNALGVPVAAGVLYPALGLLLSPIIAAAAMALSSVSVIGNSLRLRSVKL; encoded by the coding sequence ATGGCACATGAACACCACAAACATGGGCACGAACACTCCGGACACGATCATCACGGCCATGATCACCACGGACACCATCCTGAGTCCGGCCAGCCCAGTTCGATTTATACGCAGACCGTGCCGGAAGGCACGGTCTACACCTGCCCCATGCATCCGCAGATCAGGCAGATCGGCCCAGGCAATTGCCCGATCTGCGGCATGGCGCTGGAGCCGGTGATCGCCACGGCCGAGTCGGGACCCAGCGAAGAGTACCTGGACATGCGCCGCCGCTTCTGGGTCGGTCTCGTGCTTTCCCTGCCGGTCCTTGTTCTGGAGATGGGAGCCCATCTGACAAACCTGCACATGCTGCTGGGTCCGCAGACGTCGAACTGGCTGCAGATGATACTGGCGACCCCGGTCGTTCTCTGGGCGGGCTGGCCCTTCTTCCAGAGGGGTCGGCAGTCCCTGGTGACGCGCCACCTCAACATGTTCACGCTGATCGCGATGGGCACTGGGGTCGCATGGCTTTACAGCGTTGTCGCCACTGTCTCGCCGGGAATCTTTCCCGCCACCTTCCGTGCCGCCGAAGGCTCCGTTGCAGTCTACTTCGAGGCCGCGGCCGTCATCACCGTTCTCGTCCTGCTTGGACAGGTGCTGGAACTGCGGGCCCGCGAACAGACGGGCGGGGCAATCCGCGCGCTGCTCGACCTGGCTCCCAAGACCGCCCGCAGGGTGAATGCGGACGGCTCGGAGGAAGATGTCGGCCTCGATGTCGTGATGGTTGGAGATCGGCTGAGGGTTCGTCCGGGAGAGAAGGTTCCCGTGGACGGCATCCTTCTCGAAGGCCGCAGTTCGGTGGACGAATCGATGATCACCGGCGAATCCATGCCGGTGACCAAGGACGCCGGGTCAAAACTGATCGGCGGCACGATGAACCAGACCGGAGCCTTCGTTATGGAGGCCGGGAAGGTCGGCCGGGACACGATGCTTTCGCAGATCGTCCAGATGGTTGCCGATGCCCAACGGTCCCGCGCGCCGATCCAGCGCCTGGCGGATGAAGTGTCGGGCTGGTTCGTTCCGGTCGTGATCGTCGTCGCGATCGTGTCCTTTGCGAGCTGGATGCTGTTCGGCCCGGAGCCGCGGTTCGCGCATGGACTGGTGGCCGCCGTCGCCGTGCTCATCATCGCATGCCCCTGCGCATTGGGCCTGGCGACGCCGATGTCGATCATGGTCGGCGTCGGCCGTGGCGCGCGACTTGGCGTACTGATCAAGAACGCCGAAGCCCTCGAGCGGTTCGAGAAGGTCGATACCCTGGTCGTCGACAAGACCGGAACGCTTACCGAGGGGCGGCCCAAGGTCACGGCCATCATCCCGAGCGATCGACTGTCCGAGGCCGAACTGCTCCGCCTTGCCGCGACACTGGAAAACCCCAGCGAGCACCCGCTTGCGCTTGCGATCGTCAACGCCGCCAGAGAACGCGACGTTCCGATTGGAAACGCACAGGATTTCGACAGTCCGGTCGGCAAAGGCGTCACCGGCAAAGTTGATGGCCACGCCATCATCCTTGGGAGCCACCGGATAATGGAAGAGGAGCAGATCGACGTCTCCTCCATGACGAACAAGGCCGAGGAACTGCGCGACGAAGGGGCGACGGTCATCTTCATGGCCATGGATGGTCAGGTCGCAGGTCTCTTCGCCATCGCCGACCCGATCAAGGCAACGACGCCGGACGCCGTAAAGGCACTTGTCGAGGCAGGTATTCGCGTCGTCATGCTCACAGGTGACAACAAGACAACGGCGCACGCCGTGGCCCGCCGCCTCGGCATTTCCGAAGTCGAGGCGGAAGTCCTTCCGGAGGACAAAAGCAAGATCGTCACGCGCTTGCGAAGCGAGGGGCGGATCGTCGGCATGGCCGGGGATGGGGTCAACGACGCGCCCGCGCTTGCGGCTGCCGATGTCGGCATCGCGATGGGTACGGGGACTGACGTGGCGATCGAAAGCGCCGGGGTGACGCTCCTCAAGGGCGATCTCCAGGGCATCGTTCGCGCACGGCAACTGAGCCACGCGACTATGTCGAACATCCGCCAGAACCTGTTCTTCGCCTTCATCTACAATGCCTTGGGTGTTCCCGTGGCGGCCGGGGTCCTCTATCCGGCCTTAGGCCTCCTCCTGTCCCCCATCATCGCTGCTGCCGCCATGGCGCTGTCGTCTGTGAGCGTCATCGGCAACTCGCTGAGATTGAGGAGCGTCAAGCTATGA